The following are encoded together in the Acinetobacter radioresistens DSM 6976 = NBRC 102413 = CIP 103788 genome:
- a CDS encoding M3 family metallopeptidase, translated as MTLEKATLPLPQFDQIKLEHLKRQIEQQIEYGQTFLKQLQQVPENHQQQLHILEQVDTLENNMSESWGILSHLNAVMNNSETREIFQALLPALSEYYTELGQHSVLYQTYQALHDSPDFSLLPEAQQSAIRLALRDFKLSGVALEGEEKKRYAEISARLSQLSSDFSNHVLDATQAYFKPLEQEQLRGLPQSSIELLKQYGQQRELEQPVATLDLPAYLAIMTYADDRELREELYKAYTTRASEQSDHPEYDNSQIMEEILSLRQEMAKLLGFNNYAEYSLASKMAPDVDSVNKFLVELAEHARKPALKEIAELKAIAGSDGVNELKPWDTAYYSEKLKQQQFNLSQEDLKPYFPAPKVIRGLFQIVERLYGIQIVEREAATWHPDVHYFELEDQGEVLGGFYFDLYARSGKRGGAWMSGFRSRMQQSEHLQKPVCYMVCNFTPPVGTQPALLTHDEVNTLFHEFGHGLHHMLTEVDNISVAGTHGVEWDAVELPSQFMEFWTWDQQSLNLLSEHIETKDALPEQLLQALLAARFFQSGMQTLRQVEFALFDLTIHKMTPALNSPQIQQVLDNIREQYAVVPAVPYNRFQHSFSHIFAGGYAAGYYSYKWAEVLASDAFDRFENEGIFNTETGKAFRSAILAAGGKDKALDAFVNFRGREPKIDALLRHQGWTDHPKTA; from the coding sequence ATGACTTTGGAAAAAGCAACTTTACCTTTGCCACAATTTGACCAGATCAAACTTGAGCATTTAAAGCGGCAGATTGAACAGCAGATTGAATATGGCCAGACTTTTTTAAAGCAATTACAGCAAGTCCCAGAAAATCACCAGCAACAGCTTCACATACTGGAACAGGTAGATACGCTTGAGAATAATATGAGCGAATCTTGGGGCATACTCTCGCATTTAAATGCCGTGATGAATAATAGCGAAACACGCGAGATTTTTCAGGCCTTACTTCCTGCCTTAAGTGAATATTATACTGAGCTTGGTCAGCATAGTGTCTTGTATCAGACTTATCAGGCTCTACATGATAGCCCTGACTTTTCCCTACTGCCAGAAGCTCAGCAAAGCGCCATTCGACTGGCCTTACGTGACTTTAAACTTTCAGGTGTTGCTCTAGAAGGTGAAGAAAAGAAACGCTATGCAGAGATTTCTGCACGTTTATCACAACTCTCTTCAGATTTTTCCAATCACGTGCTAGATGCTACGCAGGCCTATTTTAAACCGCTTGAACAGGAGCAGCTCAGGGGCTTACCACAAAGCAGTATCGAGCTGCTAAAACAGTATGGACAGCAGCGTGAACTGGAACAGCCTGTAGCAACACTGGACCTGCCTGCATATCTGGCAATTATGACTTATGCCGATGACCGCGAGTTACGTGAAGAACTGTATAAGGCCTATACTACACGCGCTTCAGAGCAGTCTGACCATCCTGAATATGATAATAGCCAGATTATGGAAGAAATTCTGAGTCTGCGTCAGGAAATGGCAAAACTGCTAGGTTTTAACAACTATGCTGAGTACTCCTTGGCTAGCAAGATGGCGCCCGATGTAGACAGTGTGAATAAATTTCTGGTTGAACTGGCTGAACATGCCCGTAAGCCCGCTCTGAAAGAAATTGCTGAACTTAAAGCAATAGCCGGCTCAGATGGAGTGAATGAGCTTAAACCTTGGGATACAGCTTACTACTCAGAAAAACTTAAACAACAACAGTTCAATCTGTCTCAGGAAGATTTAAAGCCTTACTTTCCTGCTCCTAAAGTCATTCGTGGTTTATTCCAGATCGTAGAACGTTTATATGGTATCCAGATTGTAGAGCGGGAAGCAGCCACATGGCATCCCGATGTACATTATTTTGAGCTTGAAGACCAAGGCGAAGTTCTGGGCGGTTTCTATTTTGATTTGTATGCGCGTAGCGGTAAACGCGGCGGAGCCTGGATGAGCGGATTCCGTTCACGCATGCAGCAATCCGAACACCTGCAAAAGCCCGTATGTTACATGGTCTGTAACTTTACTCCCCCGGTCGGAACACAACCTGCCCTGCTCACTCATGATGAAGTCAATACGCTATTCCATGAATTTGGTCATGGTCTGCATCACATGCTCACCGAAGTCGACAATATTTCAGTAGCAGGTACACATGGCGTGGAATGGGATGCAGTCGAGCTACCTAGTCAGTTTATGGAATTCTGGACTTGGGATCAGCAGAGCCTGAACCTGTTAAGTGAACATATTGAAACTAAAGATGCCTTACCAGAGCAGTTACTACAGGCACTGCTGGCAGCACGTTTTTTCCAGTCTGGCATGCAGACTTTACGTCAGGTCGAGTTTGCACTATTTGACCTTACTATTCATAAAATGACGCCAGCATTAAATAGCCCGCAGATTCAACAAGTTCTGGATAATATTCGTGAACAATATGCCGTGGTGCCAGCTGTACCCTATAATCGCTTCCAGCACAGCTTTAGTCATATCTTTGCCGGTGGTTATGCTGCTGGTTACTATTCTTATAAGTGGGCTGAAGTACTGGCAAGTGATGCATTTGACCGCTTTGAGAATGAAGGTATTTTCAATACTGAAACCGGCAAGGCTTTCCGTTCAGCCATACTGGCCGCAGGCGGTAAAGATAAGGCACTAGATGCTTTTGTCAATTTCCGTGGTCGTGAACCTAAAATTGACGCGCTATTACGTCATCAAGGTTGGACGGATCACCCTAAAACCGCTTAA
- a CDS encoding YheV family putative zinc ribbon protein yields MNIKRRFIAGVRCPKCEALDKIIMLTTEDDEWIECIECSYSDRRPTHIEQPQEVPLPDDVGVIQFKPRQKQ; encoded by the coding sequence ATGAATATTAAACGTCGTTTTATCGCAGGAGTAAGATGTCCAAAATGCGAAGCGCTGGATAAAATTATTATGCTGACCACCGAAGATGATGAATGGATTGAATGCATTGAATGTAGTTATTCAGATCGGCGTCCTACTCATATAGAGCAGCCACAGGAGGTTCCTCTTCCTGATGATGTAGGGGTAATCCAGTTCAAGCCTCGTCAGAAACAGTAG
- a CDS encoding TRAP transporter large permease subunit, protein MQPTQKQTGLGRLSYIWTEWISTFVILVLLLLTLVIGTGEMIHGQLLRMGERLYGDPASGMQYSFLRAEPEKPTCERHPDIDAQVQKQMQANAADEFADIFGTASEADVRASILAGQQLCEEKYQFHDRAVTYIDDHSTLRTYRAVETSFFGVFQFGTENRALILVIMVVFAAISATLKTHHIGLRSPATRIDYKVYSVFMLAANLLLTSSALSQYHSMMNAGVEIGREIQIIYGLWITLFGILSLISLFYLFKPPKPSREGGSFGLAFLSVPLYAYMAVITGVAFTFFMDYPMGQGIYLGQLVEFSSIFLNLALFIWAGMLLKQTQIVDMFLNILRPWNLAPETLTWLILLAAALPTAYTGASGIFVIAAGAIIYKEVWLSGGRRQFALAASAMSGSLGVVLRPCLLIVVVASLNKEVTTDLLYHYGLYVFLLTSTLFLVISLFFAEQKFRIAAPSVAFPKSFRAIGPVLPYVLIFVLIWLFYKYILATDLNEFTAPVMMPVILLMIVLFDKLRQSPEAVTTVGYNPAVDRYAVTMGDPATLATVNTAIPATEYHQVVTANATQGMSADHSVARSGPVKEPQVGFKRALHLSTSETVGHIGALVILMALSVSVGGFLERIEIMSAFPTDISNTFLVLAMIVAVMVFVGMIMDPFGAVILISATIAPVAYQYGIHPVHFWMIALIGFELGYVTPPVALNHLLARQSIGDEEVADADAEVRHKSFYYRYERWILPVIVMFPAMLIITFAPYIFKLFGWYH, encoded by the coding sequence ATGCAACCAACACAAAAACAAACTGGCTTGGGTCGCCTAAGCTATATCTGGACAGAGTGGATTTCCACTTTTGTTATTCTTGTTTTGTTACTGCTTACACTGGTGATTGGGACCGGTGAAATGATTCATGGTCAACTGCTACGGATGGGAGAACGTCTGTATGGCGATCCTGCAAGTGGAATGCAATATTCGTTTTTACGGGCTGAACCAGAAAAGCCAACCTGTGAACGTCATCCTGATATTGATGCACAGGTACAAAAACAGATGCAGGCCAATGCAGCAGATGAGTTCGCTGATATTTTCGGCACCGCTTCAGAGGCTGATGTTAGGGCTTCGATCTTGGCAGGGCAGCAACTCTGTGAAGAAAAATATCAGTTCCATGATCGGGCAGTTACCTATATTGATGACCACAGTACCCTCAGAACATATCGTGCCGTCGAAACTTCATTTTTCGGAGTTTTTCAATTTGGAACCGAAAACCGTGCTCTAATTCTAGTTATTATGGTGGTATTTGCTGCCATCAGCGCGACTTTAAAAACTCATCATATTGGTTTGCGGAGTCCTGCTACCCGAATTGACTATAAAGTATATTCGGTCTTCATGCTGGCGGCGAATCTGTTACTCACTTCATCTGCTTTAAGCCAATATCATTCAATGATGAATGCCGGAGTTGAAATTGGCCGGGAAATCCAAATTATTTATGGGCTGTGGATTACCCTGTTTGGTATATTAAGCCTGATCAGCTTATTTTATCTGTTTAAGCCTCCTAAACCGTCACGTGAAGGCGGCAGCTTTGGTCTGGCATTTCTAAGTGTGCCTTTATATGCCTATATGGCAGTAATTACTGGGGTGGCCTTTACTTTCTTCATGGACTATCCGATGGGTCAGGGAATTTATCTCGGACAATTGGTGGAGTTCTCCAGTATCTTTTTAAATTTGGCTTTATTTATCTGGGCAGGGATGCTGTTAAAACAGACCCAGATTGTAGATATGTTCCTGAATATTTTACGTCCATGGAACTTGGCTCCAGAAACTTTGACCTGGTTAATTTTGCTGGCTGCTGCTTTGCCTACAGCTTATACCGGTGCATCGGGAATTTTTGTTATTGCAGCCGGCGCGATTATATATAAAGAGGTTTGGCTTTCAGGTGGGCGCCGACAGTTCGCACTGGCTGCAAGCGCCATGTCTGGCTCACTTGGTGTAGTATTACGTCCATGTCTGTTGATTGTAGTGGTCGCTTCACTGAATAAGGAAGTAACGACTGACTTGCTTTACCACTATGGTTTATATGTATTTTTATTGACTTCGACTCTGTTTCTCGTTATTTCACTCTTCTTTGCCGAACAGAAATTTCGGATTGCTGCGCCAAGTGTCGCTTTTCCAAAGTCATTTCGTGCTATAGGCCCGGTACTGCCTTATGTACTGATCTTTGTATTGATCTGGCTGTTTTACAAATATATCCTGGCAACCGATCTTAATGAATTTACAGCACCAGTCATGATGCCCGTAATTCTGCTTATGATTGTTCTGTTTGATAAGTTAAGGCAAAGCCCGGAAGCTGTTACTACGGTAGGCTACAATCCTGCTGTAGACCGTTATGCAGTAACAATGGGAGATCCTGCTACGCTGGCTACAGTGAATACCGCTATACCTGCGACTGAATACCATCAGGTGGTTACAGCTAACGCAACACAAGGAATGTCTGCTGATCATAGTGTAGCAAGATCAGGTCCGGTAAAAGAGCCCCAAGTAGGTTTTAAGCGTGCTTTACATTTATCTACCAGTGAAACAGTGGGCCATATTGGTGCCTTAGTAATTCTCATGGCACTGTCAGTCAGTGTGGGTGGGTTTCTGGAACGCATTGAGATTATGAGTGCTTTCCCAACCGATATCAGCAATACCTTTTTAGTGCTGGCAATGATTGTTGCTGTCATGGTATTTGTTGGCATGATTATGGACCCATTTGGGGCAGTCATTCTAATCTCAGCTACAATTGCGCCCGTGGCTTATCAATATGGTATCCATCCTGTACATTTCTGGATGATTGCTTTAATTGGTTTTGAACTAGGCTATGTCACGCCACCTGTTGCCTTAAATCATCTCCTTGCCCGTCAATCTATTGGTGATGAAGAGGTAGCAGATGCGGATGCAGAAGTACGCCATAAATCATTTTACTATCGTTATGAGCGGTGGATATTACCAGTTATTGTCATGTTTCCTGCGATGCTAATTATTACTTTCGCGCCTTATATTTTTAAGCTGTTCGGCTGGTATCATTAA
- the rrtA gene encoding rhombosortase, producing the protein MTINDWNLIKKLVFIASCASISACLQVYADYFIYWRDLVFREPWRLWSAHWVHVGWIHYLLNMLAFSCLPFIFPHIRIRNFFFLLIVLAPLISLSFYYILPSVEAYAGLSGVLHGLYVAGAVIYSQYKRERKFALLVFSLILAKLLWENTVGQQGTAELIGSPVLVEAHLLGVFWGTILALIALVYRRRKIKIGMAI; encoded by the coding sequence ATGACTATAAACGACTGGAATTTAATTAAGAAGTTAGTTTTTATAGCCAGCTGTGCCTCAATTTCAGCCTGTTTACAGGTATATGCGGATTATTTTATTTATTGGCGTGATCTTGTATTTAGAGAGCCGTGGCGTTTATGGTCTGCCCACTGGGTTCATGTAGGCTGGATACACTATTTACTGAACATGCTGGCATTCTCTTGTCTGCCTTTTATTTTTCCCCATATTCGTATTCGCAATTTCTTTTTCTTGCTGATTGTTTTAGCTCCACTCATCAGCCTGAGTTTTTATTATATTTTACCCTCAGTTGAAGCCTATGCAGGTCTATCCGGTGTCTTGCATGGTTTATATGTAGCAGGCGCAGTCATCTATAGCCAGTATAAAAGAGAGCGTAAATTTGCATTGTTAGTATTCAGTCTGATACTGGCCAAACTACTTTGGGAAAATACAGTAGGTCAGCAGGGAACAGCAGAGCTAATTGGCAGTCCCGTACTGGTTGAAGCTCATCTGCTAGGCGTATTCTGGGGCACTATATTGGCCTTAATTGCTCTGGTATACCGCAGGAGGAAAATTAAAATAGGCATGGCAATTTAG
- a CDS encoding FAD assembly factor SdhE, whose protein sequence is MSEEMTLEERKVIYRARRGLKEIDVYFDPYVKQYYLQADAEEKATFAELVAQEDPDLLDWFMEVSEPPRPEMKQLIIKLKHYVHG, encoded by the coding sequence ATGTCTGAAGAAATGACTTTGGAAGAACGTAAAGTAATTTACCGTGCACGCCGGGGACTAAAAGAAATTGATGTATATTTTGACCCTTATGTAAAACAATATTATTTACAAGCTGATGCGGAAGAAAAAGCCACCTTCGCCGAGCTCGTCGCACAGGAAGATCCTGATCTTCTAGACTGGTTTATGGAGGTTTCTGAACCTCCACGTCCGGAGATGAAACAGCTAATCATTAAACTTAAACATTATGTCCATGGTTAA